ATGCTGGCGAAGGCGAGGAAGTGGATGGCCTTGCGTTCGTAGCGGCGGTGGAGGCGGCGGCAGCCGGCGAGCCAGGCCATGGTGCGTTCGATGGTCCAGCGGTGTCGGCCGAGCCGCTTCCCGTCTTCCACGCCCTTGCGGGCAATGCGCGGTGTGATGTGCCGTGTACGGAGCCATTGCCGCAGGTGACGGCTGTCGTATGCCTTGTCGGCATGGAGCTTGGCGGGCCGCCGCCGACGGGGCCCGCGGCGGGAGCGGATCGGAGGAATACCACGCACGAGCGGCTCAAGGGCCTGGCTGTCGTGGAGATTCGCGCCGGATATCCCGATCGAGAGCGGCAGTCCGGAACGTTCGGTGATCAAGTGGATCTTCGACCCGAACTTGCCCCGATCCACAGGATTCGGA
This is a stretch of genomic DNA from Streptomyces sp. NBC_00237. It encodes these proteins:
- a CDS encoding IS5 family transposase (programmed frameshift) translates to MVERLVPDGLWELFQRVVPEAPTRPQGGGRRRYGDREVLAAIIFVATTGCTWSQVPPVFGPSGATAHRRFTEWSRLRVWAKLYRLVLDELGARGELDWSRCAIDSVNMRALKGDLTGPNPVDRGKFGSKIHLITERSGLPLSIGISGANLHDSQALEPLVRGIPPIRSRRGPRRRRPAKLHADKAYDSRHLRQWLRTRHITPRIARKGVEDGKRLGRHRWTIERTMAWLAGCRRLHRRYERKAIHFLAFASIACTLICYRRLTK